The genomic stretch AGATCAGCCACAGCGGCAGGTGCTTCAGACGCAAGCTGCCCTTCGGCATGCAAAACCACCAGTAAGCCAGGAACAGCAGCGGCATCACGTCGTGGAGCAATTCGTCGGCGATAAACTGCCAGCCCTGCGGATGCCACAGATGCCGCAGCAAAAGGCTGTAGGCCAGGCCCACCACGGCAATGCTCACGGCAATCCCGCTGCTGACCCAGGGTTGCAGAAACCAGCGGCGCGCAGCGGATTCGCGATCCGTCACCGCGCAGGTCAGCACCACCGCCACCAGGGTGTTGGTGATCACGGTGAAGTAACTGAAGAAACTCACCAGCCCGCCCAGCAGACTGGCGCCGACGCTCAGACGGGCGAAGAAAATCAGGTACAGCTGAATTCCCAACCCGGCCCAGCCCAGCACCGCGGCCGAAGTGATGAGGCGTCGCCGCCGCACGGCGTTCATCTCAGAGCGGGCGCTTGGTGCGCATCAGCTTCACGTACAGGCGTTCGACTTTTTCCCGTGCCCATGGCGTCTTGCGCAAAAAGGTCAGGCTCGACTTGATGGTCGGATCGCTCTTGAAGCAACGGATGTCGATGCGCTCGGCCAGGCCCGACCATTCGTAGTGGGTCACCAGTGCATTGAGGATCTGTTCGAGGGTTACGCCGTGCAGCGGATCGGGGTTGTGGTCGTTCATGCCGG from Pseudomonas allokribbensis encodes the following:
- a CDS encoding Pr6Pr family membrane protein; its protein translation is MNAVRRRRLITSAAVLGWAGLGIQLYLIFFARLSVGASLLGGLVSFFSYFTVITNTLVAVVLTCAVTDRESAARRWFLQPWVSSGIAVSIAVVGLAYSLLLRHLWHPQGWQFIADELLHDVMPLLFLAYWWFCMPKGSLRLKHLPLWLIYPLVYFAYALLRGHLLGAYAYPFIDVALLGYPQVFVNAGGILLGFVLIALLVIGIDRWQGRRL
- a CDS encoding VF530 family DNA-binding protein produces the protein MNDHNPDPLHGVTLEQILNALVTHYEWSGLAERIDIRCFKSDPTIKSSLTFLRKTPWAREKVERLYVKLMRTKRPL